One genomic window of Hydra vulgaris chromosome 03, alternate assembly HydraT2T_AEP includes the following:
- the LOC100209963 gene encoding gamma-glutamyl hydrolase → MKIFFCLVSLLFNFLIKFSKSENDEQRLSIGIPVMKITDENLLNHKPELRGKSYIAASYVKFVELAGSRAVAITPNLSDNQLNTIFNSINGLLFPGGNVNLVDSKYYHLTKRLAEMASKLNDEGIHFPILGICRGMQALVKHSNELMVPTDSQNFTSSLKWYKESPLFRNSFYLIKNDTELYNITSHFHQYSFLPTIGNHTTFDVVATSIDRKGKEFVSIIQDRTLPFYGVQFHPEKILFEWAPTIAIPHNSKAVRFSQSIANGFMDEARKNNRSFKSYLDENNFTLVRQNPIYIGDFLDSHSPFVQIYTFS, encoded by the exons atgaaaatatttttttgtttagtttctttattgtttaattttttaataaaatttagtaaaagtgAAAATGACGAACAAAGACTTTCGATTGGAATCCCTGTAATGAAAATtactgatgaaaatttattaaatcataaacCCGAGCTTCGAGGTAAAAGCTACATTGCTGCTTCATATGTAAAGTTTGTGGAGTTAGCAGGATCCAGGGCTGTTGCGATAACCCCTAATCTCTCAGATAATCAATTAAACACTATATTCAACTCTATTAATGGCTTACTGTTTCCAGGGGGAAACGTGAATTTGGTGGACTCTAAGTATTATCACTTAACTAAGAGGTTAGCTGAAATGGCATCAAAGTTAAATGATGAGGGGATACACTTTCCTATTCTTGGAATATGTCGAGGAATGCAAGCATTAGTTAAGCATTCAAATGAACTAATGGTACCTACAGACTCACAAAACTTTACTTCTAGTTTAAAATGGTATAAGGAGAGTCCATTATTtagaaattcattttatttgataaaaaacgaTACTGAGTTATACAACATTACCTCACATTTTCACCAGTATAGTTTCTTACCAACAATAGGCAATCACACAACTTTTGATGTAGTTGCAACAAGTATAGACAGAAAAGGAAAAgaatttgtttcaattattCAAG ATCGTACGTTGCCGTTCTACGGAGTGCAGTTCCACcctgaaaaaattttgtttgaatggGCACCGACGATTGCAATTCCTCATAATTCAAAAGCTGTACGGTTCTCTCAAAGTATTGCCAATGGTTTTATGGATGAAGCCCGCAAGAACAATCGTAGTTTTAAAAGCTACTTAGATGAAAATAATTTCACCTTAGTTAGGCAAAATCCAATATACATCGGAGATTTTTTAGATAGCCATAGTCCATTTGTGCAAATTTATACATTTTCCTAA